The following are encoded in a window of Congzhengia minquanensis genomic DNA:
- a CDS encoding nitroreductase family protein, translated as MYVKDLIKNRRTVRKFCQRKIPEKLLISYIESARLAPSGANMQPLKYMLIHNQQCVEELLQHVKWAAYLKGSYLPDANEIPTAFIAIFKDKTVASSTAEFDAGAAVMSMNLAAEEDGVGCCIMGAIDRTEICRILGAPDNLELLYMVALGYKKEHPVCSELEHDDVKYFLDGETLTVPKRKLSEVLINII; from the coding sequence ATGTATGTAAAAGATTTGATAAAAAACAGAAGAACGGTTCGAAAGTTTTGTCAAAGAAAAATTCCTGAAAAATTGTTAATTTCATATATTGAAAGTGCTCGTCTGGCTCCGTCCGGCGCAAATATGCAGCCGCTAAAATATATGCTTATTCATAATCAGCAATGCGTTGAAGAACTTCTTCAGCACGTAAAATGGGCGGCTTATTTAAAAGGATCCTATTTGCCGGATGCAAATGAAATTCCAACCGCGTTTATTGCCATTTTTAAAGACAAAACGGTTGCTTCGTCAACCGCGGAATTTGACGCCGGTGCCGCTGTTATGTCAATGAATCTGGCTGCAGAGGAAGACGGCGTTGGCTGCTGCATTATGGGCGCCATTGACCGGACAGAAATTTGTAGAATTTTAGGCGCTCCAGATAATTTGGAGCTTTTGTATATGGTTGCGTTGGGATATAAAAAAGAACATCCTGTTTGCAGTGAATTAGAACATGATGACGTAAAATATTTTTTAGACGGTGAAACGCTTACAGTTCCGAAACGCAAGCTTTCGGAGGTGCTGATCAATATCATTTAA
- a CDS encoding D-alanyl-D-alanine carboxypeptidase family protein, translated as MRNILSVMLILMLTVSNIYSISYAEESTKSTEPQTTQSSSDKSNRKKTADDSSDKKTDTSDSNSNEPDDASNSKNDADSNETSNQPDVQSDAAILINSNTGKVLYEKNSNKRMYPASTTKIMTAYIALNRLDFTSEITASKTAVSIASDSSKMGIIEGEVLTTEELLYALLVQSANDAANVLAEAVSGSISDFVNLMNQTAQDLGMSNTHFANPHGYHDDNHYTTAYDMSIIAQEAMKNSVFAKIVSTKSVEIQPTNKYDKVRKFSTRNSLINVRSSLKLQYQYANGIKTGYTDSAGQCLVGSAQRSGMDLVTVVFHAPENDPERAFIDTKNLFEYAYSKYRIKTALTADELASTCNVKWAAGKSHLVLKANQDVKILLPRENFNSELLTSEIKIYDGIAAPIKEGEELGEIKYYYDKQEVSTAKLYASRNVSRSYVKQFLSYILNIWFLLILGVVVVIILLRRIKEKRRIARMRRFRKQHNRGGR; from the coding sequence ATGCGAAATATCCTCTCCGTTATGCTAATTTTAATGCTAACTGTTTCTAATATATACAGCATTTCTTACGCTGAAGAAAGCACAAAGAGCACAGAACCGCAAACAACACAAAGCAGCAGCGATAAAAGCAACCGCAAGAAAACTGCAGATGACAGTTCAGATAAAAAGACGGACACGAGCGACAGTAATAGCAACGAACCCGATGACGCGTCTAATTCAAAAAATGATGCGGATAGCAATGAAACATCGAACCAACCAGACGTACAATCAGACGCCGCAATTTTGATAAACAGCAATACCGGCAAAGTTTTATATGAAAAAAATTCGAATAAGCGGATGTATCCCGCCAGCACCACGAAGATTATGACGGCATACATCGCGTTAAACCGGCTGGATTTCACGTCTGAAATCACTGCCAGTAAAACAGCAGTCAGTATCGCCAGCGACAGTTCTAAAATGGGGATTATTGAAGGTGAAGTGTTAACTACAGAAGAACTGTTATATGCGCTTTTGGTTCAGTCTGCAAACGATGCGGCCAATGTTTTGGCCGAGGCTGTTTCCGGTTCCATTTCCGATTTTGTTAATTTAATGAACCAAACTGCCCAAGATTTGGGAATGTCAAATACGCACTTTGCAAATCCCCACGGTTATCACGACGATAACCACTACACCACCGCATACGACATGTCAATTATTGCGCAGGAAGCAATGAAAAACTCTGTTTTTGCAAAAATTGTTTCAACGAAATCTGTCGAAATCCAACCGACAAATAAGTACGATAAGGTACGAAAGTTTTCTACAAGGAACTCTTTAATCAATGTAAGAAGTAGCTTAAAACTGCAATATCAATATGCCAACGGCATTAAAACAGGATATACTGACAGTGCCGGACAATGCCTTGTTGGAAGTGCGCAAAGAAGCGGAATGGATTTGGTTACGGTAGTGTTTCACGCACCGGAAAATGATCCGGAACGGGCATTTATTGACACAAAAAATTTGTTTGAATATGCATATTCAAAATATCGCATTAAAACCGCTTTAACTGCCGATGAGCTTGCCTCAACCTGCAATGTGAAATGGGCCGCCGGCAAATCCCATTTGGTGCTGAAAGCCAATCAGGACGTTAAAATACTTTTGCCGCGCGAAAATTTTAATTCTGAGCTTTTAACAAGTGAAATTAAGATATACGATGGCATTGCCGCCCCCATTAAAGAGGGGGAGGAATTGGGGGAAATTAAATATTATTATGATAAGCAGGAGGTTTCCACAGCAAAGCTGTATGCAAGCCGTAATGTTTCGAGAAGCTATGTAAAACAATTTTTGTCTTATATTCTGAACATTTGGTTTTTGCTCATTTTGGGCGTAGTTGTTGTAATTATTCTTTTAAGGCGCATAAAAGAAAAGCGACGTATTGCCAGAATGCGCCGTTTCAGAAAACAACATAACAGGGGTGGTAGGTGA
- a CDS encoding helix-turn-helix domain-containing protein: MGSITNDFDKNVFSSNLKRLMNKNNLKNKDLATLLGLSKSAISNYIAGISVPRTEVLSKIAQAFDVPIETLIKKPPEPVNQNFREDKFDVYQVPLFSDKLVSADIIYRNDNFNGSLTFPFPVYGDMDCYAVYISDELLAQSGITKKSIVIFASCLETNNGELAAVLLKRNMKIAVRRVFWETNKITLATDQTSESFKYKSKDDEIVVLGKVVFATFSPNA; the protein is encoded by the coding sequence ATGGGTAGCATTACCAACGATTTTGACAAAAATGTGTTTTCATCCAATTTAAAACGGCTAATGAATAAAAACAACTTAAAAAATAAAGATTTAGCTACTTTGCTTGGGTTATCAAAATCTGCAATTAGTAATTACATCGCTGGAATTTCTGTTCCTAGAACCGAAGTGCTGTCAAAAATAGCACAGGCTTTTGACGTTCCAATTGAGACGCTCATAAAAAAGCCGCCGGAACCAGTCAACCAGAATTTTAGAGAAGATAAATTTGATGTCTATCAGGTCCCGCTCTTTTCAGACAAGCTTGTTTCCGCTGATATCATTTACAGAAACGACAATTTTAACGGTAGCCTCACCTTCCCCTTTCCGGTTTATGGGGACATGGATTGTTATGCCGTTTATATTTCAGACGAGCTTTTGGCTCAGTCGGGAATTACGAAAAAAAGCATTGTAATATTTGCTTCTTGTTTAGAGACTAACAACGGTGAGCTTGCTGCTGTTTTATTAAAAAGAAACATGAAAATCGCAGTCAGGCGGGTTTTTTGGGAAACCAACAAAATAACCCTTGCTACAGACCAAACATCTGAAAGTTTTAAATATAAAAGCAAGGACGATGAGATTGTTGTGCTGGGTAAGGTTGTTTTTGCTACTTTTTCTCCAAACGCATAG
- a CDS encoding phosphate ABC transporter substrate-binding protein, protein MKTKKFLAVLISGILMAALLSGCGTNKGGDNSAANTAGTNSEAKLSGTIKMAGSTSMEKLANALSESFMAENPKVSVTAEFIGSSAGIEAVTSGSSNIGNSSRALKDSEKSAGIAENIVAIDGIAVIVNKGSAEELTKDQLVSIYKGETKNWSDVGASGGAIVVVGREAGSGTRDAFEEILELKNECAYANELDSTGAVMAKVASTPGAIGYVSLDVLDDSVTALKIDGVEPTEQNIKDDKYLLSRPFIMATKGEISQQNELVKAWFDYIESDAGQKIIQKVGLITVK, encoded by the coding sequence ATGAAAACAAAAAAATTTTTAGCAGTTTTAATTTCAGGTATTTTAATGGCGGCTCTTCTTTCCGGCTGCGGCACAAATAAAGGCGGTGACAATTCTGCAGCGAACACCGCTGGAACAAATTCAGAAGCAAAGCTTTCCGGCACAATCAAAATGGCAGGCTCCACTTCAATGGAAAAACTGGCCAATGCACTTTCAGAAAGTTTTATGGCAGAAAACCCCAAGGTGTCCGTCACAGCAGAATTTATTGGTTCTTCTGCCGGAATTGAGGCCGTAACCTCTGGTTCTTCCAATATTGGCAATTCCTCAAGAGCTTTAAAGGACAGTGAAAAGTCAGCAGGGATTGCAGAAAACATTGTGGCAATTGACGGTATTGCGGTCATTGTTAACAAAGGCAGCGCGGAAGAACTGACAAAAGACCAGCTCGTCAGCATTTATAAAGGCGAAACAAAAAACTGGAGCGATGTTGGCGCGTCCGGCGGCGCAATTGTAGTGGTAGGACGTGAAGCCGGCTCCGGCACACGGGATGCATTTGAGGAAATTCTTGAGTTAAAAAATGAATGTGCCTATGCAAATGAATTAGACAGCACCGGCGCAGTGATGGCTAAGGTTGCTTCAACTCCCGGCGCTATTGGGTATGTTTCGTTAGATGTTTTAGACGACTCTGTAACTGCATTGAAAATTGATGGTGTAGAGCCTACCGAACAGAATATTAAAGACGACAAATATTTGTTGTCAAGACCGTTTATTATGGCGACAAAAGGCGAAATTTCTCAGCAGAACGAACTGGTAAAAGCATGGTTTGACTATATTGAATCCGATGCTGGCCAAAAAATTATCCAAAAGGTGGGTTTAATCACCGTAAAATAA
- the pstC gene encoding phosphate ABC transporter permease subunit PstC: protein MSNQTSIINKNNKKSVIENAAKIIFTACALVAICAVFSITLYMILNGLPALQKVGITEILFSSVWKPTAAAPSFGILYIILTSIVGTFAAILIGVPIGILTAVFLSEVAPPKLIAVVKPAVELLAGIPSVIYGLLGIMILNPLMYKLELKLFEGSTTHQFTGGANLISAVLVLAVMILPTVINISEASLRAVPGYLKSASLGLGASKIQTIFKVQIPAAKSGIMTAVVLGIGRAIGEAMAITLVSGGSVNLPLPFNSVRFLTTAIVSEMGYSEGTHRQVLFTIGLVLFLFISLINLGLTKFLKRGDLKNG, encoded by the coding sequence ATGAGCAATCAAACGTCAATCATAAACAAAAATAATAAAAAATCCGTAATTGAGAATGCGGCAAAAATAATATTTACCGCATGTGCATTGGTTGCAATCTGCGCCGTATTCTCCATTACGTTATATATGATTTTAAATGGACTTCCGGCCCTTCAAAAGGTCGGTATCACCGAAATTCTCTTCTCCTCGGTATGGAAACCAACGGCCGCCGCCCCCTCCTTTGGAATCCTTTACATTATCCTTACATCCATTGTCGGAACTTTTGCGGCAATCTTAATCGGCGTTCCCATTGGAATTCTAACTGCGGTATTTTTGTCAGAAGTTGCCCCGCCAAAGCTCATTGCCGTCGTAAAACCTGCGGTTGAGCTTTTGGCAGGCATTCCTTCCGTCATTTACGGACTTTTGGGTATTATGATTTTAAATCCCTTGATGTATAAGCTGGAGCTGAAACTGTTTGAAGGCAGCACAACGCACCAGTTTACCGGTGGTGCAAACCTGATTTCCGCAGTTTTGGTGCTGGCAGTCATGATTTTGCCCACCGTTATTAATATTTCTGAGGCTTCCCTGCGGGCGGTGCCGGGATATTTAAAATCAGCGTCACTTGGATTGGGCGCCTCAAAAATACAAACTATTTTTAAAGTGCAAATCCCCGCTGCAAAATCGGGAATTATGACCGCGGTTGTCTTAGGAATAGGCCGTGCAATCGGCGAGGCTATGGCAATCACCTTGGTTTCTGGCGGTTCTGTTAATCTTCCTCTGCCCTTTAATTCCGTCCGGTTTTTAACCACGGCAATCGTAAGTGAAATGGGATATTCAGAAGGCACGCACAGGCAGGTGCTGTTCACAATCGGTCTGGTTCTGTTTCTGTTTATCAGTCTGATAAATCTCGGACTAACCAAATTTTTAAAGAGAGGGGATTTAAAAAATGGATAA
- the pstA gene encoding phosphate ABC transporter permease PstA has protein sequence MDNSLTKRRKRVSDKILYFFIYLSAAFSVCLLAGIIIYVFVKGLPVVNWQFLTTVRSALEETEGIAGNIINTLYIIVITLIIATPIGIGSAIYLNEYAKPGKFVRMIEFTTETLAGIPSIIFGLFGMVFFGNTLGLEYSILTGSLTLTLMVLPLITRNTQEALKTVPASWRSGALGLGSEKWHMIRTILLPCASSGIITGVILAIGRIVGESAALLFTAGSGYLLPRSVFSKIFESGGTLTIELYLSMSKGEYDIAFGIAAVLVIIVLLINFLTHAVTKKNDITRRMNNG, from the coding sequence ATGGATAACTCTCTCACAAAAAGAAGAAAACGTGTATCAGATAAAATATTATATTTTTTTATTTACCTTTCTGCGGCATTTTCTGTGTGTTTGCTGGCAGGCATTATCATTTACGTCTTTGTTAAGGGGCTTCCTGTGGTAAACTGGCAGTTTCTCACCACAGTTCGAAGTGCACTGGAAGAAACGGAAGGAATTGCCGGGAACATTATAAATACGCTTTATATCATTGTAATAACCCTCATCATCGCAACGCCCATTGGCATTGGTTCGGCCATTTATTTAAATGAATATGCCAAACCGGGAAAATTTGTGAGAATGATTGAGTTTACAACAGAGACCCTGGCAGGCATTCCCTCCATTATTTTCGGACTGTTCGGCATGGTGTTTTTCGGAAATACGCTGGGCCTGGAATATTCTATTTTAACCGGCTCACTGACGCTAACGCTCATGGTATTGCCGCTGATTACCCGAAACACCCAAGAGGCCTTAAAAACCGTTCCTGCTTCCTGGCGCAGCGGCGCTTTGGGACTGGGTTCAGAAAAATGGCACATGATTCGTACCATTCTGCTTCCCTGTGCAAGTTCTGGAATTATCACAGGGGTAATTCTGGCAATCGGCAGAATTGTGGGCGAATCGGCGGCGCTCCTGTTTACTGCAGGTTCCGGATATCTGCTTCCCCGCTCTGTCTTTTCAAAAATATTTGAATCCGGCGGAACCCTTACAATTGAGCTTTACTTAAGTATGTCAAAGGGTGAATATGACATTGCGTTTGGAATTGCAGCCGTATTGGTAATTATCGTGCTGTTAATTAACTTTTTAACCCACGCCGTTACCAAAAAGAACGACATTACAAGGAGAATGAACAATGGGTAA
- the pstB gene encoding phosphate ABC transporter ATP-binding protein PstB yields MGKIDAKNLNLFYGDNHALKDVNISLQANSISALIGPSGCGKSTFLKTLNRMNDLIDSVKITGEVRLDGENIYDPKVDTTVLRKRVGMVFQQPNPFPMSIYDNIAYGPRIHGIKNKHELDKIVEESLRGAAIFDEVKDRLKKSALGLSGGQQQRLCIARALAVYPEVLLMDEPTSALDPVSTSKIEDLMEDLKKNYTIVIVTHNMQQAARVSDYTAFFLVGEIVEFDTTDNIFSAPTDKRTEDYISGRFG; encoded by the coding sequence ATGGGTAAGATTGATGCAAAAAACTTAAATCTGTTTTACGGCGACAACCATGCGTTAAAAGACGTAAACATAAGCCTTCAGGCCAATTCCATCTCCGCTCTGATTGGCCCTTCCGGCTGCGGAAAATCGACCTTTTTAAAGACGCTGAACCGCATGAATGATTTAATTGACAGCGTAAAAATAACAGGCGAAGTTCGGTTAGACGGCGAGAATATTTACGACCCGAAAGTGGACACAACGGTTTTAAGAAAGCGTGTTGGCATGGTGTTTCAACAGCCAAATCCATTTCCGATGAGCATTTATGACAACATTGCCTATGGCCCGCGCATTCACGGTATTAAAAACAAACACGAGCTTGATAAAATTGTGGAAGAAAGTCTGCGCGGCGCTGCCATTTTCGATGAGGTAAAAGACCGGCTGAAAAAATCTGCCTTAGGCCTCTCCGGCGGGCAGCAGCAGCGGCTTTGTATTGCCCGGGCGCTGGCTGTTTATCCTGAAGTTCTGCTTATGGACGAGCCAACCTCTGCCTTAGACCCCGTATCCACCTCAAAAATTGAGGATTTAATGGAAGATTTAAAAAAGAATTATACCATAGTAATTGTAACCCACAATATGCAGCAGGCCGCCCGCGTATCCGACTACACCGCGTTCTTCTTGGTGGGTGAAATTGTGGAATTTGATACCACAGACAATATCTTCTCCGCACCAACCGACAAACGGACAGAAGACTATATTTCAGGGAGGTTTGGTTAA
- the phoU gene encoding phosphate signaling complex protein PhoU, protein MRIKFDEQLEILNNELTEMGFLVEKAITSAVDALRKNDKDLAQQAIAFDSEIDQKEKDIEAICLRLLLHQQPVATDLRKVSSALKMITDMERIGDMASDISEITMMDSELLAVSNLEHISQMEKETIQMVNESIKAFVKKDIQLAQKVIDDDDIVDALFEKVKSDLIEIMRTDVSVCNGAVDLLMVAKYFERIGDHATNIAEWVLFSIEGTHVE, encoded by the coding sequence ATGCGCATTAAATTTGACGAGCAGTTAGAAATTTTAAACAACGAACTGACAGAAATGGGATTTTTAGTAGAAAAAGCGATTACAAGCGCGGTTGACGCGCTGCGCAAAAACGATAAAGATTTGGCACAGCAGGCCATAGCGTTCGATTCGGAAATTGACCAGAAGGAAAAGGACATTGAGGCGATTTGTCTGCGTCTGCTGCTGCATCAGCAACCTGTGGCAACAGATTTAAGAAAGGTTTCCTCCGCTTTAAAGATGATAACGGACATGGAGCGCATTGGCGACATGGCCTCGGATATTTCTGAAATCACCATGATGGATTCTGAATTGCTCGCCGTCAGCAATTTAGAACACATCAGCCAAATGGAAAAAGAAACCATTCAAATGGTGAACGAAAGCATTAAGGCCTTTGTAAAAAAAGACATTCAGCTGGCGCAAAAGGTGATTGATGACGACGACATTGTAGACGCATTGTTTGAAAAGGTTAAATCTGATTTAATTGAAATTATGCGAACGGATGTTTCCGTTTGCAACGGCGCTGTTGACCTTTTAATGGTTGCAAAATATTTTGAGCGTATCGGAGACCATGCAACAAATATTGCCGAATGGGTTCTATTTTCTATTGAGGGAACACATGTGGAATAG
- a CDS encoding HD domain-containing protein codes for MITFEDIKNNEAVRTYIAQADKSLVALGFTEHSFAHVTTVANTSKYILETLGYPAHDVELVQIAAYLHDIGNLVNRIEHSQSGAILAFRILDKMQMPAEDIALIATAIGNHDEGTGVAVNHIAAALILGDKTDVRRSRVRNQDFTSFDIHDRVNYSVKKSVVKINEEKTIIKLKLFLDNHFGSIMDYFEIFMDRMILCRKAAEKLGLEFKLIINEQQLI; via the coding sequence ATGATTACATTTGAAGATATTAAAAACAACGAAGCCGTTCGGACATATATCGCCCAAGCGGACAAATCGCTGGTTGCGCTGGGCTTTACCGAGCATAGTTTTGCCCATGTTACAACCGTAGCAAACACGTCGAAATATATTTTAGAAACCCTGGGCTACCCTGCTCACGACGTAGAGCTTGTGCAGATTGCCGCCTATCTTCACGACATTGGAAATTTGGTAAACAGAATTGAACACTCTCAGAGCGGCGCAATTTTAGCATTCCGAATTCTGGATAAAATGCAAATGCCGGCGGAAGATATTGCACTGATTGCAACTGCAATTGGAAATCACGATGAGGGCACCGGCGTTGCCGTAAACCATATTGCCGCCGCACTAATTTTAGGCGACAAGACCGACGTGCGCAGAAGCCGCGTAAGAAACCAGGATTTTACCTCCTTCGATATTCACGACAGGGTAAACTACTCTGTGAAAAAATCCGTTGTGAAAATCAACGAGGAAAAAACAATTATTAAGCTTAAATTATTTTTAGATAATCACTTTGGTTCTATTATGGACTATTTTGAGATTTTTATGGACAGAATGATTCTTTGCCGCAAGGCAGCGGAAAAGCTGGGACTGGAATTTAAGCTGATTATTAATGAGCAGCAGTTAATTTAA
- a CDS encoding NAD(P)-dependent oxidoreductase, translating into MKLTLLDAETLGGDLNFDLLKEFGDIVVFQNTLPHEVAEHIADSNVIIINKIKINEQNLKNAHDLKLICVAATGYDNIDLAYCKAHGIAVCNVVGYSTHSVAQVTLAMALSLYTHLPEYSAFVDCGQYSKSGVANRLTPVYHELFGKVWGVIGLGNIGKQVARTAEAMGCRVIGFRRTPDEDYPCCALDYLLQNADIISVHLPLSKETRGLINEERIASMKRNAIFINVSRGAIADETALAKAILDKKIGGLGIDVYSAEPFPENHPYTALLDLPNVCLTPHMAWGALEARQRCLNEIVLNIKAFYSGEHRNRLV; encoded by the coding sequence ATGAAACTTACATTGCTCGATGCCGAAACTCTGGGCGGCGACTTAAACTTCGATTTGCTGAAAGAATTTGGCGATATCGTTGTGTTCCAAAACACATTGCCCCATGAGGTTGCAGAACACATTGCAGACAGCAACGTGATCATTATTAACAAAATAAAAATAAATGAACAAAATTTAAAAAATGCTCATGACCTGAAGCTAATTTGTGTTGCCGCCACAGGTTATGACAACATTGATTTGGCATATTGCAAAGCGCACGGTATTGCTGTGTGCAATGTGGTTGGCTATTCCACACACAGCGTTGCACAGGTAACGCTTGCAATGGCTTTGTCGCTTTACACCCATTTGCCGGAATACAGCGCGTTTGTAGACTGTGGGCAGTATTCAAAAAGCGGTGTTGCAAACCGGCTTACCCCCGTTTATCACGAGCTGTTCGGTAAGGTTTGGGGCGTTATCGGCCTGGGAAACATAGGAAAACAGGTGGCGCGCACAGCAGAGGCTATGGGCTGTCGCGTAATTGGCTTTAGACGTACCCCGGACGAAGACTATCCCTGCTGCGCCCTTGATTATTTATTGCAAAACGCAGATATTATATCCGTCCATTTGCCGCTGAGCAAGGAAACACGAGGGTTAATCAATGAAGAAAGAATTGCGTCCATGAAGCGAAATGCCATCTTCATCAACGTGTCAAGGGGAGCCATAGCAGACGAGACAGCCTTGGCAAAAGCAATTTTAGACAAAAAAATCGGTGGATTGGGAATTGACGTATATTCGGCGGAACCGTTTCCTGAAAACCATCCATACACTGCCCTGCTTGATCTCCCAAACGTTTGTCTTACACCCCACATGGCCTGGGGCGCATTGGAAGCCCGACAGCGCTGCCTCAATGAAATTGTACTCAACATCAAAGCATTTTATAGCGGTGAGCACCGCAACCGCTTGGTTTAA
- a CDS encoding PHP domain-containing protein, with product MFIDHDMHIHTHYSPCADATATAEHYIQKAHELGLKKIGFADHMWDSAVECTIPDYRKLTYEHISQIKEEVKALDAGGIEILFGCETECDKNGTVAVSEEVAEQLDFLIVPQSHTHLTMPKDCYEPHRKHAEFMLERFYNIVESPVSKYVTTIPHPFCAVACPYDNRELVRLITDQEFSDCFRAAKEKNIAVEINAGAFAGKSIGEIRTDPMLHMLSIAKSAGCKFVFGSDSHRSTGHDGFFKNYVIACLLELKPEDIAEFAR from the coding sequence ATGTTTATCGACCATGATATGCATATCCACACACACTATTCCCCCTGTGCCGACGCTACGGCCACAGCTGAACACTACATACAAAAAGCTCACGAGCTGGGCCTGAAAAAAATTGGTTTTGCCGACCATATGTGGGACAGCGCTGTGGAATGCACAATTCCGGACTATCGAAAGCTGACCTATGAGCATATTTCGCAAATTAAGGAAGAGGTCAAGGCACTAGATGCCGGCGGCATTGAAATTCTTTTTGGCTGCGAAACAGAATGTGATAAAAACGGAACGGTGGCTGTCAGCGAAGAAGTTGCCGAACAGCTTGACTTTTTAATTGTACCGCAGTCGCACACACATCTCACTATGCCCAAAGATTGTTATGAACCCCACCGGAAACACGCAGAATTTATGCTGGAACGGTTTTATAACATAGTTGAATCACCTGTAAGCAAATATGTCACCACCATTCCACACCCCTTTTGTGCGGTAGCCTGCCCCTATGACAATCGGGAGCTAGTCCGTCTGATTACCGATCAGGAGTTTTCCGACTGTTTTCGCGCTGCCAAAGAGAAAAACATTGCAGTTGAAATTAATGCCGGGGCGTTTGCAGGTAAATCAATAGGAGAAATTCGAACAGATCCTATGCTTCATATGCTGAGCATTGCAAAGTCTGCCGGCTGCAAATTTGTGTTCGGTTCCGATTCTCACAGAAGCACGGGACACGATGGTTTTTTTAAAAACTATGTGATTGCCTGCCTGTTAGAATTAAAACCGGAGGATATTGCAGAATTTGCAAGATAA
- a CDS encoding alginate lyase family protein: protein MSYLFMKAEDIIHIKEKLNGNSELQQTLKNKADTLMQTPPLSVTFHKSPAASGNSHDYFSEGPYWWPDEKNPGGPYIRRDGEVNPNRFNHHFEDMQTLSDVIAGLAQAGLFLESDEYMQKAVSLAEIWFVNKATKMSPHLEYGQAVRGICDGRSIGIIDTAQLIKVVAGLNLIEQTGKFTEQIELVKDWFRDYVYWMNHSKKGLEEKNYFNNHANWWNTQAAVFSAFAGDDALMNECFEKYRTDVIPNQTNNEGAFSDELTRTISYFYTLFNLEACAITCELAYHKGVDLWNFITKEGKGIKKSISFFKPYYINPFLWPHQQLNAHKGVMREWLPMRLAALHFCDEELRRANQFRREDMKPFTTTCNLGLLDLIQE from the coding sequence ATGTCCTACTTGTTTATGAAAGCAGAAGATATTATTCATATAAAAGAAAAATTAAATGGTAATTCGGAGCTGCAGCAGACTTTGAAAAATAAAGCAGATACGCTTATGCAAACGCCGCCTTTAAGCGTTACCTTTCATAAAAGTCCTGCCGCAAGCGGAAATTCTCACGATTACTTCAGTGAAGGCCCTTATTGGTGGCCGGATGAAAAAAATCCGGGAGGGCCATATATTCGGAGAGACGGAGAGGTAAACCCGAATAGGTTTAACCATCATTTCGAGGATATGCAAACGCTGAGTGATGTTATTGCTGGTTTGGCCCAGGCAGGCTTGTTTTTAGAAAGTGATGAGTATATGCAAAAGGCAGTATCGCTGGCTGAAATTTGGTTTGTGAATAAAGCAACAAAAATGTCACCCCATTTGGAGTATGGTCAGGCTGTGCGCGGCATTTGTGACGGGCGAAGCATAGGCATTATCGATACTGCACAGTTGATTAAAGTTGTTGCAGGACTAAATCTCATTGAGCAAACCGGCAAATTCACAGAACAAATAGAATTGGTGAAAGACTGGTTCCGCGATTATGTTTACTGGATGAACCACAGCAAAAAAGGACTTGAAGAGAAAAACTATTTTAACAACCATGCCAACTGGTGGAATACACAGGCTGCGGTGTTCAGTGCCTTTGCGGGTGATGATGCACTTATGAACGAATGTTTTGAAAAATATCGAACTGACGTCATTCCAAATCAGACAAACAACGAAGGTGCGTTCAGCGACGAACTGACACGGACAATTTCCTACTTTTATACGCTTTTTAATCTCGAAGCATGTGCAATTACCTGCGAACTGGCGTATCACAAGGGCGTGGATTTATGGAACTTTATAACCAAAGAGGGGAAAGGAATAAAAAAAAGTATTTCGTTTTTTAAACCCTATTATATTAATCCGTTTCTATGGCCTCATCAACAGCTTAACGCACACAAAGGTGTTATGCGCGAATGGCTGCCCATGCGTCTTGCTGCACTGCACTTTTGCGACGAGGAGCTTCGCAGGGCGAATCAATTCCGGCGGGAAGACATGAAACCATTTACCACGACCTGTAATTTGGGATTGTTAGATTTAATTCAAGAATAA